From one Halothece sp. PCC 7418 genomic stretch:
- a CDS encoding class I SAM-dependent methyltransferase codes for MDSLVSFNQLDQALQPLAKVAYQTVQNSKSLFALTHKEVSYSFTQLIAPRFKDIPSLPSEVVKRMKQRRDELLAIDWEEAEQGVYPTALLFDHPWDDFVAYYPLVWLDLMGMRDRLQNRRYQEFSSDIDTEGYPSYYLQNFHYQTDGYLSDLSANLYDLQVELLFNGGADAMRRRILAPFKNGLQALTSIHSKETKVLDVACGTGRTLRLLRGMLPKVSLHGIDLSPNYLRKANQLLSELSGELPQLMQGNAEILPYSDQYFHGISCVFTFHELPPKARQNVINEVFRVLKSGGIFVICDSIQAIDHPELLPMMEDFPRKFHEPYYKSYIYDDLGERLSDAGFTVTDVQSHFASKYWIAQKTAGDQ; via the coding sequence ATGGATTCTCTTGTCTCCTTCAACCAATTGGATCAGGCGCTACAACCGTTGGCGAAAGTCGCTTACCAAACCGTTCAAAACAGTAAAAGTCTCTTCGCACTGACTCATAAAGAGGTGAGTTATTCTTTCACTCAATTAATCGCCCCGAGATTTAAGGATATTCCCAGTTTACCCTCTGAGGTTGTAAAGCGAATGAAACAACGTCGCGATGAACTTTTAGCCATAGACTGGGAAGAAGCCGAACAAGGGGTTTATCCCACTGCTTTACTCTTTGATCACCCTTGGGATGACTTTGTTGCTTATTATCCTTTGGTTTGGCTGGATTTAATGGGAATGCGCGATCGGCTACAAAACCGACGGTATCAAGAGTTTTCTTCTGACATTGATACCGAAGGTTATCCCAGTTACTATCTGCAAAACTTTCATTATCAAACTGATGGCTACCTCAGCGATTTATCCGCCAATCTCTACGATTTGCAAGTAGAATTACTGTTTAATGGCGGTGCGGATGCGATGCGGAGACGAATCTTAGCCCCTTTCAAAAATGGATTACAAGCATTAACATCTATTCATTCTAAAGAAACAAAAGTTTTAGATGTTGCTTGTGGGACAGGGCGCACCCTTCGTCTTTTAAGAGGAATGTTACCGAAAGTTTCTTTACACGGAATTGATCTGTCTCCCAATTATCTGCGGAAAGCAAATCAACTTCTTTCTGAACTTTCGGGAGAATTACCTCAATTAATGCAAGGAAATGCAGAAATCTTACCTTATTCCGATCAATATTTTCATGGGATTAGTTGTGTTTTTACTTTCCATGAATTACCACCAAAAGCGCGTCAAAATGTCATTAATGAAGTGTTTCGCGTTTTAAAGTCGGGAGGAATCTTTGTCATTTGTGATTCGATTCAAGCCATTGATCATCCTGAGTTATTGCCAATGATGGAAGATTTTCCAAGGAAGTTCCATGAACCCTATTACAAAAGTTATATTTATGATGATTTAGGGGAAAGATTAAGTGATGCAGGATTCACTGTCACCGATGTGCAAAGTCATTTTGCGAGTAAATATTGGATTGCACAAAAAACTGCTGGTGATCAATAA
- a CDS encoding RNA-binding S4 domain-containing protein, giving the protein MSETIKLDQFLKYQCVAQTGGEAKMMIWDEEVLVNDEIETRRGRKLVNGDRVTVFGETYVVDLTEK; this is encoded by the coding sequence ATGAGCGAAACCATCAAACTTGATCAATTTTTGAAATATCAATGCGTTGCACAAACAGGAGGGGAAGCGAAAATGATGATCTGGGATGAAGAAGTGTTAGTGAATGATGAAATCGAAACCCGTCGCGGAAGAAAGTTAGTTAACGGCGATCGCGTGACCGTTTTTGGGGAAACTTATGTCGTTGATTTGACCGAAAAATGA